One genomic window of Osmia bicornis bicornis chromosome 3, iOsmBic2.1, whole genome shotgun sequence includes the following:
- the LOC114871083 gene encoding 40S ribosomal protein S24: protein MTEGAVTIRTRKFMSNRLLCRKQMVVDVFHPGHPSVRKTEIREKLAKMYKVTPDVVFVFGFQTNFGGGKSTGFALVYDTLDFAKKFEPKYRLARHGLYEKQKQTRKQRKERKNRMKKVRGTKKSKVGAASKK, encoded by the exons ATG ACGGAAGGCGCGGTGACGATTAGAACCAGGAAGTTTATGAGCAATCGGCTATTATGCCGAAAACAAATG GTTGTAGATGTTTTCCACCCGGGCCATCCGTCGGTCCGTAAAACAGAAATACGGGAAAAGCTTGCCAAAATGTACAAAGTTACACCAGATGTAGTCTTTGTATTTGGTTTTCAAACAAACTTTGGGGGTGGCAAATCAACTGGATTTGCGTTGGTTTATGATACATTAGACTTTGCGAAAAAATTCGAACCTAAGTACAGGTTAGCCAGGCATGGACTATATGAGAAACAGAAGCAAACAAGGAAACAGCGTAAAGAACGTAAGAACAGGATGAAGAAAGTTAGGGGTACAAAGAAGAGTAAAGTAGGAGCTGCATCTAAAAAG